The proteins below are encoded in one region of Syngnathus acus chromosome 2, fSynAcu1.2, whole genome shotgun sequence:
- the LOC119135314 gene encoding leucine-rich repeat and transmembrane domain-containing protein 1 yields the protein MRVILACCLLSLLSLSRACPKECSCNTNTKAVDCRGRGLYDIPRRLHPDTQELYLQDNRIRGLGSMAFREIPFVRVLDLSNNSITTVSPTALLGLRTLQHLSLAYNSLRELDKRLFGPIHSLSHLDLSHNSLWGLSGAMGEHLRNLSHLGLAHNRLTRLDRSLLEALTRLDSITLRGNPWRCDCHLIGLKLWLETYLYKGGMVDEVLCSQPIEMRDRDLQKVPYQLFHACMTTSYHYLFANIHHLESERLLRGHMHGNHAHPSSHALHVPMGMGEGFAGGGGNIPECEPKQRHRPVNLRHAIATVIITGVVCGIVCLMMLAAAVYGCAYAAIMAKYQRELKKNEELAAARAADHARIDEKEPLENAIA from the exons ATGAGAG TGATACTGGCGTGTTGCCTTCTCTCCCTCCTCTCTCTTTCACGTGCCTGTCCGAAAGAGTGCAGCTGCAACACAAACACCAAAGCTGTGGACTGCAGGGGTCGAGGCCTATATGACATTCCCCGTCGATTGCATCCAGACACACAAGAATTATATCTCCAAGACAACCGAATCAGAGGCCTGGGATCCATGGCTTTTCGAGAAATACCCTTTGTTCGCGTTCTCGATCTATCCAATAATTCCATAACAACTGTTTCGCCGACTGCTCTTCTGGGGCTCCGAACTCTGCAGCATCTCAGTCTCGCCTACAACAGCCTGAGGGAGCTTGATAAGCGGTTGTTTGGACCCATTCACTCACTTTCACATCTCGACCTTTCACACAACAG CTTGTGGGGTTTATCCGGAGCCATGGGAGAACATCTGAGAAACCTGAGCCACCTGGGGCTCGCCCACAACAGGCTAACACGATTAGACCGTTCGCTGTTGGAGGCCTTGACCCGCTTGGACAGTATCACGCTCCGAGGCAACCCCTGGAGGTGTGACTGCCACCTTATAGGCCTCAAACTGTGGCTTGAGACCTACCTCTATAAAG GTGGCATGGTGGATGAGGTGCTTTGCAGCCAGCCCATCGAGATGCGAGACAGAGATCTGCAGAAGGTCCCTTACCAGCTCTTCCATGCCTGCATGACCACAAGCTACCATTACTTGTTTGCCAACATACATCATCTGGAATCGGAGAGGCTGCTGCGAGGCCACATGCACGGCAACCACGCTCATCCTTCAAGCCACGCGCTCCATGTCCCCATGGGGATGGGGGAGGGATTTGCCGGCGGAGGGGGTAATATCCCAGAGTGTGAGCCGAAGCAGAGGCACCGACCAGTCAATTTACGCCACGCTATCGCCACGGTGATCATCACCGGTGTTGTGTGTGGCATCGTGTGTCTGATGATGCTGGCTGCAGCGGTATATGGTTGCGCCTATGCCGCCATCATGGCCAAATATCAACGGGAGCTTAAGAAAAACGAGGAATTGGCAGCGGCTCGTGCGGCCGATCATGCCAGGATAGATGAGAAGGAACCGCTGGAGAATGCCATTGCCTAG